ACATCTCTCCCTAGCAAGGAACTATAGAGACTCGGGACAAGTCCAGGCGTCACCTCGCATCCCTGTGCTAGTGAACCGAGCCAAGTCCTGCGACTGCCCGCCCCACCATGAAGAGCTTGGGAAGAGGCAAGCCTGGGCAGACCCATCTCTCCTGATGCCCCGAGCTCCCGGTGGCTCATTGCTCATTCTAGCTCCCGGCAAAGATTTAAGTTAGAAACTTTAGGATTTCTTGCAGACCGAGAGCAGCAATGAACCCTAGTTGCTCCCTTTAAGAAACGGTCGTGACTGGGTTTGAAAAAATCAGACTCCCTCCAAAACACCAACAAAGGACTATATTTAGTTCGGAGCACTCCGCCTAaattccttcttttcccctctcagCTTCAGATCCTCAGGCCCAGGCAGTGGGTGGAAGGGGGCGGGGAGCAGTGGAGAAGGAACAGCTGGGCCTCCGCCTCTCCGCTCAATCTCTATAAATAACCAATCCCGAGCGGAGGCGACTTTCCAACCAATGAAGCTGTCCAAAGTGACAAAACCTCAGCAGCAGCCAATGAGAAAACATTTGGGGGTGTGAGACTCGCATCCTGGGGCCAATGAGTTGGGAGTCTGGGAGAGGTAATTTGAGCTGGCGTGTGGGTGTGCGGTGCGAAACCTTCCTACTTGCAGCCCCCAAACCTCGTCGGCCGACTGAGCATGCCCTGACTCTAGGTGCGGGAGCCGTCTGCCTTCCGCGAGGCTAGATCCGCTAGCCGGGTTTTGGCTCCAGCTAAAGGGGAGGTTGCATGACCCCTCGAATCCTGCCCCGAAGGCTGTGGTGCCCCCATTAATTCCCACCCCTAGCTCCAAATCCGGACAGTGACTCGGGACAAGTTTTTCGCAAGGAAAGCGAACACTAGGTCAAGTGGGGGCACGCTCTCTGTTGCCTTCCTTGGCCTGCAAATGTCATGCAAGTGTGTGACCAGGAGAAGCGTGCACCGATTGGGGTTCGGCGACTGGTGTCTATCCGCCTTTGACAGCGCAAGGTGGCGAAAAGGTCATAGCCAGCAACTGCCCGATGCTCCCACGAGAGGCTCGCAGCTCCCCGAAAGGAGGTAGCTTCGGTCCGGAGCTTTCTACCTACATGCACAGGCAGGATTGCCCGGTTCCAAGCTTCGCGCCGCCACGCCCAGTCCAGGTTCGCCACACCCTCTAGCCACGCCTCCTCTCGACGCTGCGGAAAAGCCGGAGTGGAGCACGGGCGGGGCGCGGCAGACGGCTCACTGGGCATGCTCGGCGGGGCGGGGGAGGGCCGGGCTGCGCGCGGCGAGTAGGAAGCCCTCGCCCAGCGGAGGCTgcgggagagagagcgagagagcgagcgagcgagcgatgGGCCGCGGAGCTGGGCGCACGTTCCGCGGGGACACATGCCACGCGTGTCCCAGCCGGACGCTCAATTAGCATCCGCCTCTGCAGCCAGCCGCCACCGCCTCCCGGCCCTCTCGGGCTGCAGTGGAGAGGAGCTCCAGCGGTTGCCTTGCTCCGGCTGCGCGCATTGTCCTCAGGGTCCTCTTGCCAGGGCTGCTGCGGGGCCCGGGACCCTCGCCCCAGGGACGCACCCCCGCCACCGGTCGGCCCGGCGCGGGGCTCTGCTAGCCGATCGGTGAGCTCGCGCTCCCGGGCCGCTCTCGCCGGGGCTTTTCCTGCGGAacggaggaagaggagaagtctaccagcccagcccagccttccCCAGCGCGCAGCCCCGACGGGGCCGCGGCAGGCGCGACGAGGGCGCCGACGGAGCCATGAGAGAGTACAAAGTGGTGGTGCTGGGCTCGGGCGGTGTGGGCAAGTCCGCGCTCACTGTGCAGTTCGTGACAGGTTCCTTCATCGAGAAGTACGACCCGACCATCGAGGACTTCTACCGCAAGGAGATTGAGGTGGATTCGTCGCCGTCGGTGCTGGAGATCCTGGACACGGCGGGCACCGAGCAGTTCGCATCCATGCGGGACCTGTACATCAAGAATGGCCAGGGTTTCATCCTTGTCTACAGCTTGGTCAACCAGCAGAGCTTCCAGGACATCAAACCCATGCGGGACCAGATCATCCGCGTGAAGCGGTACGAGCGCGTACCTATGATCCTGGTGGGCAACAAGGTGGACCTGGAGGGCGAGCGCGAGGTCTCATACGGCGAGGGCAAGGCCCTGGCCGAGGAGTGGAGCTGCCCCTTCATGGAGACAT
The Microtus ochrogaster isolate Prairie Vole_2 chromosome 1, MicOch1.0, whole genome shotgun sequence DNA segment above includes these coding regions:
- the Rap2b gene encoding ras-related protein Rap-2b; the protein is MREYKVVVLGSGGVGKSALTVQFVTGSFIEKYDPTIEDFYRKEIEVDSSPSVLEILDTAGTEQFASMRDLYIKNGQGFILVYSLVNQQSFQDIKPMRDQIIRVKRYERVPMILVGNKVDLEGEREVSYGEGKALAEEWSCPFMETSAKNKASVDELFAEIVRQMNYAAQPNGDEGCCSACVIL